A part of Entelurus aequoreus isolate RoL-2023_Sb linkage group LG03, RoL_Eaeq_v1.1, whole genome shotgun sequence genomic DNA contains:
- the LOC133647134 gene encoding ELAV-like protein 1 isoform X2 — MSMTQKDVEKMFTCFGRIINSRVLVDQNSGMSRGVAFIRFDKRSEAEEAVKSLNGQKPHGVSDPIAVRFAGNPNQVKNSQIVSQLYHNQSRRFPGPMHHQAQRFRFSPMSVDHMGGVPGNPASGWCIFIYNLNQDADESVLWQMFGPFGAVTNVKVIRDFNTNKCKGFGFVTMTNYEEAAMAIASLNGYRLGDKTLQVSFKTSKGHK, encoded by the exons ATGTCCATGACCCAAAAGGACGTGGAGAAAATGTTTACATGTTTTGGCCGCATCATTAATTCCCGCGTGCTCGTCGACCAGAACTCAG GCATGTCCCGCGGGGTGGCGTTCATCCGCTTTGATAAGCGGTCCGAGGCCGAGGAGGCGGTCAAGAGCCTCAACGGTCAAAAGCCGCACGGGGTCTCTGATCCTATCGCGGTCAGGTTTGCTGGCAACCCCAATCAGGTGAAGAACAGCCAAATCGTCTCCCAGCTCTACCACAACCAGTCCAGGCGCTTCCCCGGGCCCATGCACCACCAGGCTCAGCGCTTCAG GTTCTCCCCGATGAGCGTGGACCACATGGGCGGCGTCCCCGGGAACCCCGCGTCCGGCTGGTGCATCTTCATCTACAACCTGAACCAGGACGCCGACGAGAGCGTCCTCTGGCAGATGTTTGGGCCCTTCGGCGCCGTCACCAACGTCAAGGTGATCCGCGACTTCAACACCAACAAGTGCAAAGGCTTCGGCTTCGTCACCATGACTAACTACGAGGAGGCCGCCATGGCCATCGCCAGCCTCAACGGCTACCGGCTGGGAGACAAGACGCTGCAAGTGTCCTTCAAGACCAGCAAGGGCCACAAGTAA
- the LOC133647134 gene encoding ELAV-like protein 1 isoform X1 — MAVRRGHIQYLDQEVYDMSNGYEDHMAGEDAKDPKTNLIVNYLPQSMAQEDLRKLFSTVGEVESAKLIRDKVAGHSLGYGFVNYVNPSDAGRAIESLNGLRLQSKTIKVSYARPSSDTIKDANLYISGLPMSMTQKDVEKMFTCFGRIINSRVLVDQNSGMSRGVAFIRFDKRSEAEEAVKSLNGQKPHGVSDPIAVRFAGNPNQVKNSQIVSQLYHNQSRRFPGPMHHQAQRFRFSPMSVDHMGGVPGNPASGWCIFIYNLNQDADESVLWQMFGPFGAVTNVKVIRDFNTNKCKGFGFVTMTNYEEAAMAIASLNGYRLGDKTLQVSFKTSKGHK, encoded by the exons ATGGCAGTTCGTAGAGGACACATTCAGTACTTGGAT CAGGAGGTATACGACATGTCCAACGGATACGAAGACCACATGGCGGGGGAGGACGCCAAGGACCCCAAGACCAACCTGATCGTCAACTACCTGCCCCAGAGCATGGCGCAGGAGGACTTGCGCAAGCTCTTCAGCACCGTAGGCGAAGTGGAGTCAGCCAAGCTGATTCGAGACAAAGTCGCAG gcCACAGTTTAGGGTACGGATTTGTTAACTATGTTAACCCTAGTGATGCAGGCAGAGCTATCGAATCACTGAACGGACTAAGGCTACAGTCCAAAACTATCAAG GTGTCGTACGCACGGCCCAGCTCTGATACCATCAAGGATGCCAACCTGTATATCAGCGGCCTGCCCATGTCCATGACCCAAAAGGACGTGGAGAAAATGTTTACATGTTTTGGCCGCATCATTAATTCCCGCGTGCTCGTCGACCAGAACTCAG GCATGTCCCGCGGGGTGGCGTTCATCCGCTTTGATAAGCGGTCCGAGGCCGAGGAGGCGGTCAAGAGCCTCAACGGTCAAAAGCCGCACGGGGTCTCTGATCCTATCGCGGTCAGGTTTGCTGGCAACCCCAATCAGGTGAAGAACAGCCAAATCGTCTCCCAGCTCTACCACAACCAGTCCAGGCGCTTCCCCGGGCCCATGCACCACCAGGCTCAGCGCTTCAG GTTCTCCCCGATGAGCGTGGACCACATGGGCGGCGTCCCCGGGAACCCCGCGTCCGGCTGGTGCATCTTCATCTACAACCTGAACCAGGACGCCGACGAGAGCGTCCTCTGGCAGATGTTTGGGCCCTTCGGCGCCGTCACCAACGTCAAGGTGATCCGCGACTTCAACACCAACAAGTGCAAAGGCTTCGGCTTCGTCACCATGACTAACTACGAGGAGGCCGCCATGGCCATCGCCAGCCTCAACGGCTACCGGCTGGGAGACAAGACGCTGCAAGTGTCCTTCAAGACCAGCAAGGGCCACAAGTAA